gtttgattgacctctatttcttgtaaagtggttgtggcaggaatccgggaataattactgtggatactacgtttgcgagttcatccgctacacgacctgtgagcggggctactctgacgaacaatatgaagtgcgtaagcaataatattcacaattttattttattaccatcatttgtgttgagtttcatttattcatatatatatatatatatatatatatatatatatatatatatatatatatatgtatgtatgtattgacccccttcttcaaatttgatgtttcggaagcgggatgaactcctagcacaagatcgtatgcgagcaattcaagaggaattgacggcattcttccttgaccacgtgatcgctgaaaacggagaatactatgtggaccatgtgttcttacaatttaattaggagattatattgtaagagataattattgtatatatgtagccggtagtgttggatagatatacgagaacttgttgttcgaccaatctcccggagaaggagaggtggtcgatatcacttctctctgtatgcatatgttcatgacgatcttctgtttccttcatttgattactagctagcgtgtctagacctctccatacgtatatagtacgtagcgtcgaccaagcacggagataagagaggacacttctctctattaattagctagctaacacaatatatgaaacatctaaattaaccccccaaaacccccaaccccccccccccccttcaaaaaaaacaaaacccccagcccctgaaatgctgacgtgtggatgcctattggtcccggttagtgccaccaaccgggaccaaaggccctcctgcctgggctcgccgcaccggccacgtggaggcccatctgtcccggttcgtgtaagaaccgggactaaagggttagggcattagtaacgaccctttagtcccggttcaaaaaccgggacaaaaggcccttaccaaccgggacaataggccttttttctactagtgtaaacaTGACGATGGCTGAGTAAGTGTTTTACATGATCCCCAAGATTACGCAATCACATCAACCCCACTTAAGAGTATGGTTTTCCTATGACTAAAAAACATTTGACTCTTCAGATAACCGACACCTTTTCGGGGggttttaggggggggggggtgtcaagGAACTCCATAATATATCATCGAGAGACCAATGTCTCGAGTGTGGCACCCAGCACAACGAACCGGTCGCCCCATGTCGAGCCCAGGGATCAATGTCTTCTGAAACACGGTACAACTTGATACAAAATGAAACCACGATTTATTGAAATACTCGGAGGACAAGGTCTTATCTTATAATACTCTTGCGAGTCAAGGGGGCACTACTCATGCGGTAATATTATATATGCACATTATTCCTCAACCACTCGACCTCGATCTTCTCGTAGTGGAAGGGGTATTACACAACAAAATAGTGTGACGATGGCAGGACTCCAATCCAAAGGGATATTGTTGAGACACATCCTAGTTCGCGTACTCGGGATCCTCGAGGTATCCAGCTACGACATCTCCTGCATTTGGCATGGTAAGCCAGgttagtactttgaatgtactcacaaactcAATAATAGTCCAGAAGCAAGAAAGCAAGCAAGAACATGACAGATCAACATGAAACAGGTTAAAGTTCTAGATAGTAAGTAAAACAAATAACCTATAATAATGAAGTAAACATGGCTTGCCCGTTTAAGGTCCCATGGACCATCTCCCGGCATGATCTCCGATCGTCTGGTTTACTTCTCATGACCACCTCGGCTCTTTCTAGCATTAACCTTTCCAACTCTTCCCTCTTAGTTTCCTTTATTCATGGATTTGATCAAATAGTGTGACTTAATACGAACGGTGCCCACTATTGAGGACTCGGCTCTTCGAATAGATTTTTACGCTCtacagaggttgtacactttaccgaCACCATGGACAATGATGAGTGTTATTTTTACACTCCTCTACTCTTAGTTTAAACTGATATATTTCATTAAAATCGAGATATTCGCTCCGTATTaccactaatgactaatgaatgcataaGATTCCAAAAATTCCTTCTTTATTTTGTTTACACAGGAAATGGGCTATTTATGGACGAAATCAAGTCATGCCATGAGAGTAAAGCAGGAGAGAGAAGAAATCAAGTGGAGGCGCAACCAGAAGAAATAGAGTAAAAGACGGTGTATCATGCGACCGCGGCCACTCGCATGAGCCGTATGGTGTGGAAACTGATGCCTCTCGTGCACCTGAACAAATTTTATAAAAGGGTCGAGGCCGAAACATTAACAGAACAACCATGAGAGGAGCCACAGAACAGAGTCATTTTCATCAACCCTAACCGCCGTCATTTTCTATCTCCATAGCCACCATCTCCATCTTCACCATAGTTCATCCTCCTCTAGTCATACTTGTAATTGTGTAGAACACACGACATCCATTGTAAGACATGTTATCAATCAATCTATCTTTATGATATCCACGTGTGAGTAGTTTGGTAAGGTATGAATTGTGGCAAGAGCCttgcaaccaatagatgtattgcgCTTTTTCTTTGAATGTATTTGTGAAAATTCAAAATTTATTTGGTTTGAAAGCTATGTGATTTTTATTCGATTGTAAACTATTTATTATTGCGATGTAAAATTTATGTGATTTAAACTTTGGGCAATGTTAAGATTTGTATGCAAAAATTATGTATAAATATGACATACCGACAACGGTCAAAATGCGTCGGCGAGTTGAGCGAACTGGTTATCAAAACGCGGACGGAGCCGAACTTCATCTTACAGACCAATCCAAACAGACAAAAAAATGATCAAATCCAAATCCGTTTgagcgttggagttgccctaataCGTAGGCACATGGCTCACATGCGTCGCTCACATCGTCGTGCAAGCAGACAAGCATACAGACAAGCGGACGAGCAGTCTCCGTGAAAACGACCATCGGCCGGCCGGCCTCAGCCTGTCCGTCCTATCTTCCCACTCACAGATACCGTTGTTCCCAAAGCTCACAGCGCCACCAACAACCACACACCGCTACTACACCCGTTGCCCAAGATCGGAGGCTCCATGGCGCCCTCACGCAGAGCGGGccggctcctcttcctccccctcgcgctGGTGCACCTCCTCTCCTCCTGCCCGCACACCACCAGCGGCGCGCCCAACACGGCACCGCTCTCCGTGCTCTGCAACGGCGCGGTGTACGGCGCCGGGGACCCCTTCGCGGAGAGCCTCGCCTACGTGCtggccgacctgctggccgccacgCCGCAGTCCCGCGCCCGCGACGCGTACACCATCTCCCCGTACCCGAACGCGTTCGCCTACGGCCACGCCGCGTGCCGCGCCGGTCTGACGGGCGTGGACTGCGCGAGCTGCCTCGGCTCCGCCGTCAGCCAGATGAACGCCACCTGTGGCCACGCCGTCGGTGCGAGGGCCGTGCTCGTGGATTGCAGCGTACGGTACGAGCAGTACGCCTTCGTGGCTTAGCTACcgcccggccggccggccggccggcgtccTCTCCCTGTGTTGGCACGTCCGCGTAGGTGTGTGTAGCCTATGGTTTGGCTGATGGAAATTTGGGCTGCCGATTCAGTTTAAGATTCTACGGTGAAACATGTGTTGTTCCGTTTTGCTCTGCACACATGTGTTCTAGTGTTTGTATCCCAATTTGTATTGTGTTGTTgttcttctcaaaaaaaaaaaatgtATCTCCTCCCAGCCTCTAAACATGTAAGGCAAGGCCCAAAACATTTTATGAGCAGGGTACACTAAATGACCAATAAAGATGGGATGTAAAACAGTACGACTAAGTCATCATCCTCCCACAGCAAatgttttttttgagaaaaaactTTAGATCTATTCATTAAACAACATGGTAGTACAAGAACACTAAAAGCAACAGTCCAGGTTCATAGACCATCTAATGATGAACCGAAGGCGTGCCTCCGTCATTATCCCTCCCTCACCGAAGCGAGGCAAACTGTGACATCCCTAGTCTGGTAATGGCCTAGGTTAGCTATTCTTGAATGCATCATGTTCAAATTTCTCTTAAACATGAAATGGTgaatgatcaaaccctagcaccacattAATAAAATAGGTTCATCTAAAATATTTTTAattgaacctaaaatgcccttgaAAAATGTTAATGATTTAAGGTAAAATGTAAAACCCTTAACCAGAGATTATGCACATTTTTGCATGGCATTTAGGAACTTTTGAATTGACCTATATTGTATTTGAGTTAGAGCTAATTAATCCTAAAGAATAGTTTTATAGCTCCAAATAATTTGaaacttggtgagggcctctggaatagTTCAGTTAGTGCCCACAAAAAGTTTCAGTTTTTTCAAAAATGATTTGGTTTGAaaatcaaatcaaacaaattacagaaaatagaaaacagaaagaaaaataaggagagagagagagagagagagagagtgtgtgtgctCACCTGGCCACCCAGCCCATCAGGAGAAGggggtcttcttcctcccgccagtcgAATGCAGATCGTCAAGAGAACAAACCATGGTTATATGGATCCTGTTCTCACAAACTTCTCAAAGGTCCACGGAAGATTGATTGATTGATATCTTTCTGATTATTACACGTCACCAGTTATGTATCGAAAGCAAAAGCACCCCTTGATCAATGTAACACGAAGAATATTTGTATGAGTTGCATGTAATTATAACAAAGAAATTATGGCTGATGGAGAAAGAGGGAGGTTGAAATGGTAAATGTCTGCAAACAAGAAGTATGTGGCGATGGACATTTTCTGATAGCTAGTTATTTGTTTTCACAAGTTCTTTATTTTTCCGTGGCAACACATGGGCAGTTACCTAGTACTACTTAAAAGATGTGTAACGTTCCCTCTCCCCTCTTACGTCGCCCACCTTTCGTCCACCCCTCCACGTATGAGAACCCCCACCCTCACTGATTTCTCTTCCTCCACCGATTTTCCACCCCCTTCCACCGGTTTTTCTCTCTTACTGCTTTTTCATCTACGCGTGAAAACCCGGTGTATCCCAAATATGCTCATTACAGTAATCAATCAATTCACATATGTTAAGGCCATAAACTCATGAAAATCTCAAATATAACAATTATGGTAACCAATCAATTCACGTATGTTAAGGTTATAAACTTGTGGGGAAAGCAAATAATCAATCAAGCTCTGCCGTAAACTCATTGAATCTCTTATGTATAAGGCCATAAATCATGGTGTTATCCAGATGTGATTCATACCTACCAAAAATCGTGAATTCAAGCTAGAATTGTTTACGTTGAGCTATGGTTATACACATACATGATTGATGTCATACTACTAGAATATGTATTGAcccattgcaacacacgggcaaaTACCTAGTAGTCGGGATGCCGCGGTGCAATTCATCATTACTACGCCATGCTTTCGATGCAGCGGTACCACCGCCGAGCGCACGTACTATGCAGCGCACGTGGCCCAAGCGGCCGCCGGCGAGGACCCGTGCGCAGAGGATAGGGAGGAGGATGGCGATGATCTCATCGATTCTACGGAGGAGCTCGTGGACACCGGCACCGAGGTCGCCACCGTGAGTGGCCGAGAACCTCGAGGTGGAGGCGCCGCTCAAAGCTGAGCTCATCGGCAACCCCGATTTTGCATCTGAGCTCATCGCAAACAAGAAGATTAAACCGAATTATAAACATGGTGATGCAACCTGGTAGGACTACTACTTCAACCTGAGGTGCAACTGAATTTAGAATAACAGAGTTatgaccatatgtccaaatcaAGAAGTGCTGCAACTTCAAAATCATCAGGATTTGCCTTAGAAGACCGTCGACCCGAATGAATACAAGAAGGAAATTTGCATTAATAAAAATTATCCATTGCAAGAATCGCAGAACAGACAACCATAGGATCGGTTCCAAGTTTGTAATTCAATCAGTCAATCATATTTCATCAACCTTCATgctactaagagcatctccactcacCCCCCAACAGGTCCCAGGTCGCTTTTTTATCACCGGCTCCAAAAAATGGCCGAGTAGCGCCCCCAGGAGCCCAAATTTCGCCGCttagggccgaaattggcgccgacgGAACCGGGCCGAACCCAGCTCGCTGGGGGCCGACTGTGGGCACCGGCGAAAGAAAAATGGCGCCAAAACTTCCCGCGCCAGATTCCCACCCGTGGGCCCACCGAGTCAGCGACTAGGCATTATCGTCCTCATCTCATCACCTCGGCTCCCGCgcgaatcaatgccaaggctgccgcaggtcagccttccattgatcacAGGCGGAGTAGTGAAGGCGAGCCGCCGCGTGTCCCACCCTTTTCCGCCACGCGTCCGCACTACTGCCATCCTGCTTGCCCTCGTCAAGCCCGAGCCCAGCGTCGGTGCAGCCGCGGCGGCGACCTCATCATAAATGAGGGCCGTCGCCAACCTTCACCTTCCCGCGGCCATCTTCGCCTGGTCAGGCCGAAGAAGGAGCCGGTGACGCCCGTGGTGGTCAAGCAAGAACACGTGGAGATGGCTGCCGACCTCGAAACCGGCCTGAAATGGGCGCGCGACGACTATGTGCGGGAGGAAATGGAGCGCCAGTGCCGCGCTTTGGAGGAGATCGTCGAGCGACGCCGAGGCCGCGAAGAGGGTggcgtcatcgtcctcgacagcgacgaggaggaggccccggCGCCGACCAACCCCGTTCACAGCAGCGATCCAGGGCAGGACTGCAGCGAGGACGGCGGCGTGCAGGATGACGGCAACGctgacgacggcggtggcggcgactaCACCGCCTTCTACAAGCTCCTCGGCATGAACTAGGTTCGGGATGGCGGCCGCGtagttttttttagtttttatgTATGCCTTTAAATTTATACAAATATGAATGAGACCGCCTAAATTTCGTCCAAAATTGAGTCATTTTCTTCGAATTTGAGCCCAATTTGCATTTGAAAAAACGGGATCTGGATGCCAACCTGGGGCGGCTTTTGAGAACCCGAGCGCCCCACGGCGAAAATATCGCCGGTTAGCCCGCGGGAGCGCTATTTCAGAACCTGgtggccgaacggctggagatgctctaacacctCAATCGTGCTAATGAGACCTCAATTGATAACAACAAATCCAAGAACTGCCGATCGAATCAAAAACAGCTAAtcttgggacttcaaaaacgtaTAAAGGGTAATATAGTCATTTCACATGTCGTACTTCCTTCTGTTTGTATGGTGTGTAGTATACGTACAGGACTCCATCagattgggccggcccatgaagataGACTATAGCAGTGcttgaaaatgaaaaataaaacagCGCCTGCAAGAGCTCGAACTCAGGACCTCCAGACTACGGCAAACGTGGTAAAACCAGCTACCCTAGCAACCCGTTTTGCCTAAAAAGTAGCGCGAAGCCTTAAGGATAAGAACAAGGCAGAATATTTTTAAAAACTTCCAAcgtaaaaatatttttttgaaaacaaaACGTGATTTTTTGTGAATCCCAATCACTTTACAGATTTTTGAACAAATATATAATAAACTGAAACATTTTCTTAAAACCATGAACAACTTTGAAATGCTAATATTTTTAAAAAACGGAACATTTTTATAATTCCAAATTTCTATGGAAACACAAACAACTGTtggaacatgaacattttttgcaactccagaaaagaaatggaaaaacaacaaaCATTTTTGTAACAGAAGCCTAAGACcatcattttttgaaatttttgaaaataatatgaaaacaggaacatttatTGAATTCCAAACAAATTAtaacacatgaacattttttggaatccCAATCATTTCTCTAACAGTTGTGAAATTTTTGAATAAACATATTTTGAACAATTTTTGGAAAACACTAACTTTTTCTGAAATTCTTGATTATTTTTTTGAGAAATGACAAACAAAATTTGAAGACATGTAAAGTTAGAACATTTTCTTACTTTTTTGAACAAATTAAAATGCCGATAAATGGCCGAAGGTGTCGCGACTTGCATATGGTGTCAGAAATcattcaaacctggcatggatgcctatcatgggcatgcccacctgcttgcaAAATGTTGGGTtcatttcaagaatgtccaaaaacatttttgtttctttttaataACCGAATTCAAATCAGGTTCAGTATTGAACCGTATAACTGAAAGAAAAAACTGAAATCCAGGCATCCAGTACGAGGCCCCCTCTCGCGTGTCACCCAACACCAAAAGCTCAATCGCACACACGTGTCCAGCCATGCAGGATACAAATGGCCCAATGCATGCTTTGTTCCCCACGTGAT
This region of Triticum aestivum cultivar Chinese Spring chromosome 2D, IWGSC CS RefSeq v2.1, whole genome shotgun sequence genomic DNA includes:
- the LOC123048846 gene encoding antifungal protein ginkbilobin-like protein; the protein is MAPSRRAGRLLFLPLALVHLLSSCPHTTSGAPNTAPLSVLCNGAVYGAGDPFAESLAYVLADLLAATPQSRARDAYTISPYPNAFAYGHAACRAGLTGVDCASCLGSAVSQMNATCGHAVGARAVLVDCSVRYEQYAFVA